Proteins from a genomic interval of Sphingopyxis sp. QXT-31:
- a CDS encoding TlyA family RNA methyltransferase yields the protein MAKLRADQLLVDRGLAESRTRAQALILAGLAFTGDRKIDKAGQQLPEDADISVKGRDHPWVSRGGIKLDHALIRLGWDVTGAVAIDVGSSTGGFTDVLLSRGVRCVYAVDSGTNQLAWKLRQDARVIVHEQTSARILTPAHIPEPIDLIVCDASFIALSKVLPVPMSFAKPGARMVALIKPQFEAERGEVGKKGVVRDPAVHERVCGTVRIWLEGEGWAVADLVESPITGPEGNVEFLIAATKAAA from the coding sequence ATGGCGAAGCTCCGCGCCGACCAGCTGCTCGTCGACCGCGGCCTCGCCGAGAGCCGGACGCGCGCGCAGGCGCTGATCCTTGCCGGGCTCGCCTTCACGGGCGACCGCAAGATCGACAAGGCGGGGCAGCAGCTTCCCGAGGACGCCGACATCAGCGTCAAGGGCCGCGACCATCCCTGGGTCTCGCGCGGCGGGATTAAGCTCGACCATGCGCTCATACGTCTCGGCTGGGACGTCACCGGCGCGGTCGCGATCGATGTCGGGTCTTCGACGGGCGGTTTTACCGACGTGCTGCTGAGCCGCGGCGTGCGCTGCGTCTACGCGGTAGATTCGGGCACCAACCAGCTCGCGTGGAAGCTGCGGCAGGATGCGCGCGTGATCGTCCACGAACAGACGAGCGCGCGCATCCTGACGCCCGCGCATATTCCCGAACCGATCGACCTGATCGTCTGCGACGCGAGCTTCATCGCGCTGTCGAAGGTGCTGCCGGTCCCGATGTCCTTCGCGAAACCCGGCGCACGCATGGTCGCGCTGATCAAGCCGCAGTTCGAGGCCGAACGCGGCGAGGTCGGGAAGAAGGGCGTAGTGCGCGACCCCGCAGTGCACGAACGCGTCTGCGGCACGGTGCGCATATGGCTGGAGGGCGAAGGCTGGGCAGTCGCCGACCTGGTCGAAAGTCCGATCACCGGGCCCGAGGGCAATGTCGAATTCCTGATCGCGGCGACCAAAGCAGCCGCTTGA
- a CDS encoding alkaline phosphatase family protein: MTIKRLTLALAATLSLTATGAALAQPAAAPAPKVTAQTPAPKLIVMIAVDQFSADLFAEYREHFTGGLARLSSGAVFPSGYQSHGATETCPGHSTILTGSHPARTGIVANHYFDLSAGREDKRIYCAEDESVAGTSSGNGKYAASVKHLLVPTLGDLMKARDPRAQVVSVSGKDRSAIMMGGHQADELMWLDPKGLTSYRGTTLSPTATQAGAAIAAAIAQPRPALTLPADCAAHDIAIPFGAKGATVGTGRMARDAGDFRRFMASPEADGAVLATAAALRQVRKMGEGSGTDLLILGLAATDYVGHSTGTEGSEMCLQMMGLDRELGDFFARLDAAGIDYAVALTADHGGHDLPERNRQNAWPDAQRVDPKLDPAELGKEVAVKLGLPQPLLLGDGGDYYLSKALTPAQRKAALAEILPRLRAHPQIEAVVTAEELAAHPVSKRSPDVWTLMDKLRASYNPQRSGDFIIALKPRVTPIPEPDMGYVATHGSVWDYDRRVPILFWRKGLAGFEQPNAVMTVDIMPTLASLIGLPVDATKIDGRCLDLLSGPESSCR, encoded by the coding sequence GTGACGATCAAACGCCTCACTCTTGCCCTCGCCGCCACCCTGTCGCTGACCGCTACCGGCGCCGCGCTGGCGCAGCCGGCGGCCGCGCCCGCGCCGAAGGTCACGGCGCAGACCCCGGCGCCCAAGCTGATCGTGATGATCGCGGTCGACCAGTTTTCGGCCGACCTGTTCGCCGAATATCGCGAGCATTTTACCGGCGGGCTCGCGCGGCTTTCCTCGGGCGCGGTCTTCCCGTCGGGCTATCAGTCGCACGGCGCGACCGAGACCTGCCCCGGCCATTCGACGATCCTGACCGGCAGCCACCCCGCGCGCACGGGCATCGTCGCCAATCATTATTTCGACCTGTCGGCCGGCCGCGAGGACAAGCGCATCTATTGCGCCGAGGACGAGAGCGTCGCGGGCACCAGCTCGGGCAATGGCAAATATGCGGCGTCGGTGAAGCATCTGCTCGTCCCGACGCTCGGCGACCTGATGAAGGCGCGCGATCCCAGGGCGCAGGTCGTGTCGGTGTCCGGCAAGGACCGCTCGGCGATCATGATGGGCGGGCACCAGGCTGACGAACTGATGTGGCTCGACCCCAAAGGCCTCACCTCGTACCGCGGCACGACGCTGTCGCCGACCGCAACGCAGGCTGGCGCCGCCATCGCCGCCGCAATCGCGCAGCCACGCCCGGCGCTGACGCTGCCCGCCGATTGCGCCGCGCATGACATCGCCATCCCCTTCGGCGCCAAGGGCGCGACCGTCGGCACCGGCCGGATGGCGCGCGATGCCGGCGACTTCCGCCGTTTCATGGCCTCGCCCGAGGCCGATGGCGCGGTGCTGGCGACCGCGGCGGCGCTGCGCCAGGTGCGCAAGATGGGCGAGGGCAGCGGCACCGACCTGCTCATCCTCGGCCTCGCCGCGACCGACTATGTCGGCCACAGCACCGGCACCGAGGGTAGCGAGATGTGCCTGCAGATGATGGGGCTCGACCGCGAGCTCGGCGATTTCTTCGCGCGGCTCGACGCGGCGGGGATCGACTATGCCGTCGCGCTGACCGCCGACCATGGCGGCCACGACCTGCCCGAGCGCAACCGCCAGAACGCCTGGCCCGACGCGCAGCGCGTCGACCCGAAGCTCGACCCCGCCGAACTGGGCAAGGAGGTCGCGGTCAAGCTGGGGCTGCCGCAGCCGCTGCTGCTCGGCGACGGCGGCGACTATTATCTGTCCAAGGCGCTGACCCCGGCGCAGCGCAAGGCCGCGCTCGCCGAGATCCTGCCGCGGCTGCGCGCGCATCCGCAGATCGAGGCGGTGGTCACCGCCGAGGAGCTGGCGGCGCATCCGGTATCGAAGCGCTCGCCCGACGTGTGGACGCTGATGGACAAGCTTCGCGCGTCGTACAATCCGCAGCGATCGGGCGATTTCATCATCGCGCTGAAACCGCGCGTGACGCCGATCCCCGAACCCGACATGGGTTATGTCGCGACGCACGGGTCGGTGTGGGATTATGACCGGCGCGTGCCGATCCTCTTCTGGCGCAAGGGGCTGGCGGGTTTCGAACAGCCCAATGCGGTGATGACGGTCGACATCATGCCGACGCTGGCGTCGCTGATCGGCCTGCCGGTCGATGCGACCAAGATCGATGGCCGCTGCCTGGACCTGCTTTCGGGTCCGGAGAGCAGCTGCCGCTAG
- a CDS encoding right-handed parallel beta-helix repeat-containing protein: MVRIRPSLVAALLIAAAVIAAPAPAQTGGAPYSIDGRGFSRLQDAVDFIGEGQGTITIAPGYHRDCAVQTAGRIAFVAAAPGQAIFDGVTCEGKAALVLRGAGAKVDGIVFQNMRVPDGNGAGIRLETSDLEVANSMFRNSEEGILTADDPEATLTIDRSTFSRLGRCDRGLSCAHSVYTGIYGRVIVTRTRFEKGSGGHYLKSRGIMVDVRDNSFDDTQGTGTNYMIDLPSGSVGQIAGNMFVQGRDKENYSALIAVAAEERKNPSRGLVIQGNRASLPAGMDRKSVFVADWSGEALAIGANELGAGLTRFEKRSN, translated from the coding sequence ATGGTCCGTATCCGCCCCAGCCTCGTCGCCGCGCTGCTCATCGCCGCCGCGGTCATTGCCGCCCCCGCACCCGCCCAGACCGGCGGCGCCCCCTACAGCATCGACGGCCGCGGCTTCTCGCGCCTGCAGGATGCAGTGGACTTCATAGGGGAAGGCCAGGGGACGATCACCATCGCGCCGGGCTATCACCGCGACTGCGCGGTGCAGACCGCGGGGCGCATTGCCTTTGTCGCTGCGGCGCCGGGGCAGGCGATCTTCGACGGCGTGACCTGCGAGGGCAAGGCGGCGCTGGTGCTGCGCGGCGCGGGCGCGAAGGTCGACGGCATCGTTTTCCAGAATATGCGCGTCCCCGACGGCAATGGCGCGGGCATCCGGCTCGAGACGAGCGACCTTGAGGTCGCGAACAGCATGTTCCGCAACAGCGAGGAAGGCATTCTGACGGCCGACGATCCCGAGGCGACGCTGACGATCGACCGCTCGACCTTCTCGCGCCTCGGCCGCTGCGACCGCGGGCTGAGTTGCGCGCACAGCGTCTACACCGGAATCTACGGCCGCGTGATCGTCACCCGCACCCGGTTCGAAAAGGGCAGCGGCGGCCATTATCTGAAGTCGCGCGGGATTATGGTCGATGTGCGCGACAACAGCTTCGACGACACGCAGGGCACCGGCACCAATTATATGATCGATCTGCCCTCGGGCTCGGTAGGGCAGATCGCGGGCAATATGTTTGTGCAGGGCCGCGACAAGGAAAATTATTCGGCGTTGATCGCAGTGGCTGCCGAGGAGCGCAAGAATCCTTCGCGCGGACTGGTAATCCAAGGCAATCGCGCGAGCCTGCCTGCGGGCATGGACCGCAAGTCGGTGTTTGTCGCGGACTGGAGCGGCGAAGCGCTGGCGATCGGCGCGAACGAGCTGGGCGCGGGGCTGACGCGCTTCGAGAAGCGCTCCAACTAA
- a CDS encoding TspO/MBR family protein has translation MTEIATPGQLRMSYLRWALFTVPAIVLLGSLSGLLSNSGYNNRWFASLDLPAITPPGWVFGTVWPILYVLLGLSLAMVLHARGAKGRGMALTLFFVQLIANFGWSPLFFGAHQVTTAFYLIVFILLMTIATAFAFAPIRRAAAWLLVPYMVWLSFAAILNFQIDQRNPDAETLAPAAASTQIR, from the coding sequence ATGACCGAGATCGCTACGCCGGGCCAGCTACGCATGTCCTATCTCCGCTGGGCGCTGTTCACCGTCCCCGCGATCGTCCTGCTCGGCAGCCTGTCGGGCTTGCTCTCCAACAGCGGTTACAACAATCGCTGGTTCGCGTCGCTCGACCTGCCCGCGATCACGCCGCCGGGATGGGTGTTCGGCACTGTGTGGCCAATCCTCTACGTTCTGCTCGGCCTGTCGCTTGCGATGGTGCTCCACGCGCGCGGCGCGAAGGGGCGCGGGATGGCCTTGACGCTCTTCTTCGTCCAGCTGATTGCCAATTTCGGCTGGTCCCCGCTCTTCTTTGGTGCGCACCAAGTCACCACCGCCTTCTACCTGATCGTCTTCATCCTGCTGATGACGATCGCCACCGCCTTCGCCTTCGCGCCGATCCGCAGGGCCGCGGCGTGGCTGCTCGTGCCCTATATGGTCTGGCTCAGCTTCGCCGCGATCCTCAATTTCCAGATCGACCAGCGCAATCCCGATGCCGAAACCCTTGCCCCCGCCGCGGCGAGCACCCAGATAAGGTGA
- a CDS encoding branched-chain amino acid aminotransferase, translating to MSASAFTHLPHPSKVADEVRAAAIADPVFGRVFTDHMVSIRYSEGKGWHDAQVMPRGPLTLDPATAVLHYAQEIFEGLKAYRLDDGSMALFRVEANAARFNASARRMAMAELPEGLFIAAVKEAVAADAHWFPPVDGGALYLRPFMFASEVFLGVKPAAEYHFLVITSPVGNYFKSGAPAISLWVSEDYTRAAPGGTGAAKCGGNYASSLVAQREAIAKGHDQVVFLDAAEHRWIEELGGMNMFFVFDDGSIVTPPLTGTILPGITRDAIITLARDAGLTVREEPYAIDQWQADAESGKLTESFACGTAAVVTPVGRVTRGESSFTIGAGGPGQVTTKLKDKLVDIQRGRAADPHGWVTRL from the coding sequence ATGTCCGCATCCGCCTTCACCCACCTGCCGCACCCCAGCAAGGTCGCGGACGAGGTACGCGCGGCGGCGATCGCGGACCCCGTTTTCGGACGCGTCTTCACCGACCATATGGTCTCGATCCGCTATTCGGAGGGGAAGGGCTGGCACGATGCGCAGGTGATGCCGCGCGGCCCGCTGACGCTCGATCCCGCGACCGCAGTGCTCCATTATGCGCAGGAAATCTTCGAGGGGCTGAAGGCGTACCGGCTCGACGACGGGTCGATGGCCTTGTTTCGTGTCGAGGCAAACGCCGCGCGCTTCAACGCCAGCGCACGCCGCATGGCGATGGCCGAACTGCCCGAGGGATTGTTCATCGCCGCGGTGAAGGAAGCCGTCGCCGCGGACGCGCACTGGTTCCCGCCGGTCGATGGCGGCGCGCTGTACCTGCGCCCCTTCATGTTCGCGAGCGAGGTGTTCCTGGGCGTGAAGCCCGCGGCCGAATATCATTTCCTCGTGATCACCTCGCCTGTCGGCAATTATTTCAAGTCGGGCGCCCCCGCGATCTCGCTGTGGGTTTCGGAAGATTATACCCGCGCCGCGCCGGGCGGCACCGGCGCCGCCAAATGCGGGGGCAACTACGCCTCGAGCCTCGTCGCGCAGCGCGAGGCGATCGCCAAAGGGCACGACCAGGTCGTCTTCCTCGACGCCGCCGAGCATCGCTGGATCGAGGAACTGGGCGGCATGAACATGTTCTTCGTGTTCGACGACGGCAGCATCGTCACCCCGCCGCTGACGGGAACGATCCTGCCCGGCATCACGCGCGACGCGATCATCACGCTGGCCCGCGACGCCGGGCTGACGGTGCGCGAGGAACCCTATGCGATCGACCAGTGGCAGGCCGATGCGGAGAGCGGCAAGCTGACCGAAAGCTTCGCCTGCGGCACCGCCGCGGTGGTGACCCCGGTCGGCAGGGTGACGCGGGGGGAGAGCAGCTTCACCATCGGCGCGGGCGGGCCCGGACAGGTGACGACGAAGCTCAAGGACAAGCTGGTCGACATCCAGCGCGGCCGCGCCGCCGATCCGCACGGTTGGGTGACGCGGCTTTAA
- a CDS encoding accessory factor UbiK family protein has product MQSENRFFDDLAKMINGVAGTVAGAGREAEAAMRERAKEFVGRMDFVSREEFEAVKQMAATARAEAEALKARLDKLEGAAAPKAAAVKTPAGKPAARPASLRKPKA; this is encoded by the coding sequence ATGCAGAGCGAAAACCGCTTTTTCGACGATCTGGCCAAGATGATCAACGGCGTCGCGGGCACCGTCGCCGGCGCCGGCCGCGAGGCCGAGGCCGCGATGCGCGAGCGCGCGAAGGAATTCGTCGGCCGTATGGATTTCGTCAGCCGCGAGGAATTCGAGGCGGTGAAGCAAATGGCCGCGACCGCGCGTGCCGAGGCCGAAGCGCTCAAGGCCCGCCTCGACAAGCTGGAGGGCGCCGCGGCACCGAAGGCCGCGGCGGTCAAGACTCCCGCCGGCAAGCCCGCGGCGAGGCCTGCATCGCTGCGCAAGCCCAAGGCCTGA
- a CDS encoding MarR family winged helix-turn-helix transcriptional regulator, translating to MPNDNFLSQVPGASALFLREAEVRRGIEYLFFAHGSLWRAVDARLAEQGLGRAHYRALYFIARQPGLTISDLLALLGITKQSLGRVIKDLEARAMLATRPGNRDRRQKELRLTEEGRAIEAAVFALMRDAMSRAYTQAGQAAVTGFWQVSEALLPPRERGRVAKLGEA from the coding sequence ATGCCGAACGATAATTTTCTTTCACAAGTTCCCGGCGCCTCTGCTCTTTTCTTGCGCGAGGCCGAGGTGCGCCGCGGCATCGAATATCTGTTTTTCGCGCATGGATCGCTGTGGCGAGCGGTCGATGCGCGGCTCGCCGAACAGGGGCTCGGGCGCGCGCATTACCGCGCGCTCTACTTCATCGCGCGCCAGCCCGGGCTCACCATTTCCGACCTGCTCGCGCTGCTCGGCATCACCAAACAATCGCTCGGGCGCGTGATCAAGGACCTCGAGGCGCGCGCGATGCTTGCGACGCGCCCGGGCAACCGCGACCGGCGGCAGAAGGAATTGCGGCTCACTGAGGAGGGACGCGCGATCGAAGCGGCGGTTTTCGCGCTGATGCGCGACGCGATGAGCCGCGCCTATACGCAAGCGGGCCAGGCGGCGGTGACCGGATTCTGGCAGGTCAGCGAGGCGCTGCTGCCGCCGCGCGAACGCGGGAGGGTGGCCAAGCTCGGCGAGGCCTAG
- the lptG gene encoding LPS export ABC transporter permease LptG: protein MHALAFFPSRTMALYVGRLFLVRTFAILFALVLILQTLDLLGESGKILAVAGNGDAEVWRYVGLRIPQIIETFLPFSVLLGTILTLATLNQNSEVIAMKGAGMSAHQVLAPLFLAAFLVAGISFAFNERIVARATASLAAWQKVQYAQVPPDNGVRSNIWVRAGDDLINATTVETGGPVVRLTGVKIYERTGGVLSSILSADSARAVDGGWELTNARRFIRRSGTTQPLGTIVAAKGVAPDQFTLAQVKGDQLPFLQLKSAIDELEAAGRPVSALKGVLWHKISGPLSAILMPLLGAVAAFGLARSGKLFVRAILGMALGFAYFVADNFALAMGDLGAYSPFLAAWGPFILFALIGEMILIRTEE from the coding sequence ATGCACGCGCTCGCTTTTTTCCCCTCGCGCACGATGGCTCTCTATGTCGGGCGGCTGTTCCTCGTCCGCACCTTCGCGATCCTGTTCGCGCTGGTGCTGATCCTCCAGACGCTCGACCTGCTCGGCGAGAGCGGCAAGATCCTGGCGGTGGCGGGCAATGGCGATGCCGAGGTGTGGCGCTATGTGGGGCTCCGCATCCCGCAGATCATCGAGACCTTCCTGCCCTTTTCGGTGCTGCTGGGCACCATCCTGACGCTCGCGACCTTGAACCAGAACAGCGAGGTCATCGCAATGAAGGGCGCGGGCATGTCGGCGCACCAGGTGCTGGCGCCCTTGTTCCTGGCGGCGTTCCTGGTGGCAGGGATCAGCTTTGCCTTCAACGAACGCATCGTCGCGCGCGCTACCGCCTCGCTCGCGGCGTGGCAGAAGGTGCAATATGCGCAGGTGCCGCCCGATAACGGCGTGCGCAGCAACATCTGGGTGCGCGCGGGCGACGACCTGATCAACGCGACGACGGTCGAGACCGGTGGGCCGGTGGTGCGGCTGACCGGGGTCAAGATCTACGAACGCACCGGCGGAGTGCTGTCGTCGATCCTGTCGGCCGACAGCGCGCGCGCGGTCGACGGCGGCTGGGAACTCACCAATGCGCGGCGCTTCATCCGCCGCTCGGGCACGACCCAGCCGCTGGGCACGATCGTCGCGGCCAAGGGCGTTGCCCCCGACCAGTTCACCCTGGCGCAGGTCAAGGGCGACCAACTGCCCTTCCTCCAACTCAAGAGCGCGATCGACGAACTCGAAGCCGCGGGCCGCCCGGTCAGCGCGCTCAAGGGCGTGCTCTGGCACAAGATTTCAGGGCCGCTGTCGGCGATCCTGATGCCGCTGCTCGGCGCGGTCGCGGCGTTCGGCCTCGCGCGGTCGGGCAAGCTCTTCGTGCGCGCCATTCTGGGCATGGCGCTGGGCTTCGCCTATTTCGTCGCCGACAATTTTGCGCTCGCGATGGGCGATCTCGGCGCCTACTCGCCTTTCCTCGCGGCGTGGGGGCCCTTCATCCTCTTCGCGCTGATCGGCGAGATGATCCTCATACGCACCGAGGAATAG
- a CDS encoding protein-disulfide reductase DsbD family protein has product MDRGRDAFVTGLWRGLLAILALMALSFAPARAQSVNITPQLVAESAAPAPGQTSTLALAMTPAKGWHGYWINGGDAGFGMSVEWNAPEGVTVAPFRYPVPEALTLFGMMNHVYEHPYALLADVSVDKSVAPGTDLTLSGVAEWLACTDKICVPEKAVISVKLTAGDGAVAPATRAQFDGWRARLPQPLDRTGAWQRRGDTVRFEIPLPRGVAIEAPHLFLETPELIDYAAPQAISRNGDWVVVETRANGEAAGPVAALLKLADGRGLAVKFEPGAVRAAGEPLTPPAKGVDLALFWTALGGAILGGLILNLMPCVFPILSLKALSLARSGGNAREAKVEALAFTAGAVLVSLALGGGLLALRAAGEQVGWAFQLQHPLSVLILLLLAVAITLNLLGTYELPSFGGGQKLAGQGGAAGGFWTGALAAFVATPCSGPLLGAALGATLVLPAWAALPIFGGLGLGLALPFLAVGFIPALRNRLPKPGAWMATFRKWMALPMGLTATALVWLLWRQAGFWGLTYALILTLSMIVLALLYGRLQAGKARSWGVIAAIIVIALVAVRANADLAAAHRYDTGAPDASSPPYSDAALARARATGKPVFVYFTADWCLSCKANEAGAINREAVQQAFEKKGVVTLVGDWTNGDPMITRTLAEHGRNSVPLYLWYAPGAASPEILPQILTPSMLTELAAR; this is encoded by the coding sequence ATGGATCGCGGTAGGGACGCTTTTGTGACAGGCCTTTGGCGCGGCCTGCTGGCGATATTGGCACTGATGGCCTTGTCGTTCGCCCCCGCGCGCGCGCAGTCCGTGAACATCACGCCGCAGCTGGTCGCCGAATCGGCGGCGCCCGCGCCCGGCCAGACCTCCACGCTCGCACTCGCCATGACCCCGGCCAAGGGCTGGCACGGCTATTGGATCAACGGCGGCGACGCCGGGTTCGGGATGAGCGTCGAATGGAACGCGCCCGAGGGCGTCACCGTCGCGCCCTTCCGCTATCCGGTGCCCGAGGCGCTGACGCTCTTCGGCATGATGAACCATGTCTATGAGCATCCCTATGCGCTGCTCGCCGATGTCAGCGTCGACAAGAGCGTAGCGCCGGGGACCGACCTGACGCTCTCGGGGGTCGCCGAGTGGCTCGCCTGTACCGACAAGATCTGCGTGCCCGAAAAGGCGGTGATCTCGGTCAAGCTGACCGCCGGCGACGGCGCGGTCGCCCCGGCGACGCGCGCACAGTTCGACGGCTGGCGCGCACGCCTGCCGCAGCCGCTCGACCGCACAGGCGCGTGGCAGCGGCGCGGCGACACCGTGCGCTTCGAAATCCCGCTGCCCCGCGGCGTCGCGATCGAGGCGCCGCACCTGTTCCTCGAAACCCCCGAGTTGATCGACTATGCCGCGCCGCAGGCGATCAGCCGCAACGGCGACTGGGTGGTCGTCGAGACGCGCGCGAACGGCGAGGCCGCGGGTCCGGTGGCCGCGCTGCTCAAGCTGGCCGACGGCCGCGGTCTCGCGGTCAAGTTCGAGCCCGGCGCGGTGCGCGCAGCAGGCGAACCGCTGACCCCGCCCGCCAAGGGCGTCGACCTCGCGCTCTTCTGGACCGCGCTCGGCGGCGCGATCCTCGGCGGGCTGATCCTCAACCTGATGCCGTGCGTTTTCCCGATCCTGAGCCTCAAGGCGCTCAGCCTCGCGCGTTCGGGCGGCAATGCCCGCGAAGCGAAGGTCGAAGCGCTCGCTTTTACCGCAGGCGCGGTGCTCGTCAGCCTCGCGCTCGGCGGCGGGCTGCTGGCGCTACGCGCGGCGGGCGAGCAGGTCGGCTGGGCGTTTCAGTTGCAGCATCCGCTGAGCGTCCTCATCCTGCTGCTGCTCGCGGTCGCGATCACCCTCAACCTGCTCGGCACTTATGAACTGCCGTCCTTTGGCGGCGGACAGAAGCTCGCCGGTCAGGGCGGCGCGGCAGGCGGCTTCTGGACTGGGGCGCTCGCCGCTTTCGTCGCGACCCCGTGCAGCGGCCCTTTGCTCGGCGCTGCGCTCGGCGCGACGCTGGTGCTGCCGGCCTGGGCCGCACTACCGATCTTCGGCGGCCTGGGGCTGGGGCTCGCCCTGCCCTTCCTCGCCGTCGGCTTCATCCCCGCGCTCCGCAACCGCCTGCCCAAGCCCGGTGCTTGGATGGCGACCTTCCGCAAATGGATGGCACTGCCGATGGGGCTCACGGCGACGGCACTGGTCTGGTTGCTTTGGCGTCAGGCAGGTTTCTGGGGGCTGACCTATGCTTTGATCCTGACGCTATCCATGATTGTCCTCGCCCTGCTCTATGGCCGGTTGCAGGCGGGCAAGGCGCGGTCATGGGGAGTTATCGCGGCGATTATCGTGATCGCACTCGTCGCCGTGCGCGCCAACGCCGACCTGGCTGCAGCGCATCGATACGACACCGGGGCGCCGGACGCGTCGTCGCCGCCCTATTCCGACGCCGCACTGGCGCGTGCGCGCGCCACCGGCAAGCCCGTCTTCGTCTATTTCACCGCCGACTGGTGCCTGTCGTGCAAGGCCAACGAGGCCGGTGCGATCAACCGCGAAGCCGTTCAGCAGGCGTTCGAGAAAAAGGGCGTCGTCACCCTCGTCGGCGACTGGACCAATGGCGATCCGATGATCACCCGCACCCTCGCCGAGCATGGCCGCAACAGCGTGCCGCTCTACCTCTGGTACGCGCCCGGCGCCGCCAGCCCCGAAATCCTGCCGCAGATCCTGACCCCCTCGATGCTCACCGAGCTGGCCGCGCGCTGA
- the proC gene encoding pyrroline-5-carboxylate reductase, with protein MAKTLRNFSGRLLLVGCGNMAGAMLDRWLVAGLDPAQVAIVDPFAAPREGIAHYAALAEWQAAGGSADWIMLGMKPQQLGEVAGELGAVVADDVHLLSILAGVSLTDLAARFPNARAQVRILPNLAARIGAGVTAFASLGRADAKAIDGLLTPLGQVVPLDDDSTMDLVTAFTGSGPAFVFRLIEAYAAAGERLGLPSEDALKLATATFGGSTALLADSGEKPGVLVAQVASKGGTTQAGLDILDEGGQLVALMTNVLRAARDRGRELADIARGEG; from the coding sequence ATGGCGAAGACTTTGCGGAACTTTTCCGGCCGGCTGCTGCTGGTCGGCTGCGGCAATATGGCGGGGGCGATGCTCGATCGCTGGCTGGTCGCGGGGCTCGACCCGGCGCAGGTCGCGATCGTCGATCCTTTCGCGGCGCCGCGCGAAGGCATCGCGCACTATGCCGCGCTCGCCGAATGGCAGGCGGCGGGCGGCAGCGCCGACTGGATCATGCTGGGCATGAAGCCGCAGCAGCTGGGCGAGGTCGCCGGCGAACTCGGCGCGGTGGTCGCCGACGATGTCCATCTGCTCTCGATCCTGGCGGGCGTGTCTTTGACCGACCTCGCCGCGCGCTTCCCGAATGCGCGCGCGCAGGTGCGTATCCTGCCCAACCTCGCGGCGCGGATCGGCGCCGGGGTGACGGCGTTCGCCAGCCTCGGCCGTGCCGACGCGAAGGCGATCGATGGCCTGCTGACGCCGCTGGGGCAGGTCGTGCCGCTCGATGATGATTCGACGATGGATCTGGTCACCGCCTTCACCGGCAGCGGCCCGGCCTTCGTCTTTCGCCTGATCGAGGCCTATGCCGCGGCGGGCGAACGTCTCGGCCTGCCCAGCGAGGATGCGCTGAAGCTCGCGACCGCGACCTTCGGCGGGTCGACCGCGCTGCTCGCCGACAGCGGCGAAAAGCCGGGCGTGCTGGTGGCGCAGGTCGCGAGCAAGGGCGGCACGACGCAGGCGGGGCTCGATATCCTCGACGAGGGCGGGCAGCTCGTTGCGCTGATGACCAATGTATTGCGCGCGGCGCGCGACCGCGGGCGCGAGCTCGCCGATATCGCGCGGGGCGAGGGCTAG
- a CDS encoding YbjN domain-containing protein: protein MSDDIYDDEDGQDAAPMEMLASYFAAHDWPHEMVGEDEIVATAQGSWTTYELRAVWRADDGVIQLLAFPDIRVVEDKRAVAHEALALINEQLWLGHFELWSNSGTILFRHGMLLGSDAALPLDLTETLIESAIDECERFYPVFQFVLWGGKSPAEALAASLIETRGEA, encoded by the coding sequence ATGAGCGACGATATCTACGACGACGAAGACGGCCAGGACGCCGCGCCGATGGAAATGCTGGCGTCCTATTTCGCCGCGCACGACTGGCCGCACGAGATGGTCGGCGAGGACGAGATCGTCGCGACCGCGCAGGGCAGCTGGACGACCTATGAGCTGCGCGCCGTGTGGCGCGCCGACGACGGCGTCATCCAGCTGCTCGCCTTTCCCGACATCCGCGTCGTCGAGGACAAGCGCGCCGTCGCGCACGAGGCGCTGGCGCTGATCAACGAACAGCTCTGGCTCGGCCATTTCGAACTCTGGTCGAACAGCGGCACGATATTGTTCCGCCACGGCATGCTGCTCGGCAGCGACGCCGCGCTGCCGCTCGACCTCACCGAGACGCTGATCGAGAGCGCGATCGACGAATGCGAGCGCTTCTACCCGGTGTTCCAGTTCGTGCTTTGGGGCGGCAAATCGCCCGCCGAAGCGCTGGCTGCCTCGCTTATCGAAACGCGCGGCGAAGCCTAG